A single Spirochaetota bacterium DNA region contains:
- a CDS encoding enoyl-CoA hydratase — MSAQKFCDYTVDESGVAVMTINNPPMNTLSQPVLADIRDAIVRANADKAVRAVVFTGAGKAFIAGAEIREFLDRNTKKDGAEYLVNGQEVLNLIENSDKPYIAAINGFCLGGGMETALACHIRLADETAQIGLPEIKLGIIPGYGGTQRTTRLVGKGRAYELILSGNFINGKQAELYGAVNRATPKGEVLEEAKKLAKTIAGKSRVNVSRAMRAIKEGLSMEMTTALKFERELFGECCESDDKREGTTSFLEKREAKFTDK; from the coding sequence ATGAGCGCGCAAAAATTCTGCGATTATACCGTTGACGAGTCCGGTGTCGCCGTCATGACCATCAACAATCCCCCCATGAATACCCTGAGCCAGCCCGTGCTCGCCGATATCCGCGACGCGATCGTCCGCGCCAACGCCGACAAGGCCGTGCGCGCGGTCGTATTCACCGGCGCGGGCAAGGCATTCATCGCCGGGGCCGAGATACGGGAATTCCTCGACAGGAACACGAAGAAGGACGGCGCCGAGTACCTCGTGAACGGCCAGGAGGTCCTGAACCTGATCGAGAACTCGGACAAGCCCTACATCGCCGCGATCAACGGCTTTTGCCTGGGTGGCGGCATGGAGACGGCGCTGGCCTGCCACATCCGCCTCGCCGACGAAACCGCGCAGATAGGGCTTCCGGAAATCAAGCTCGGCATCATCCCCGGGTACGGCGGCACGCAGAGGACCACGCGTCTCGTGGGCAAGGGGCGCGCGTACGAGCTCATCCTGTCGGGAAATTTCATCAACGGGAAACAGGCCGAGCTTTACGGCGCCGTGAACCGCGCGACTCCCAAGGGAGAGGTTCTGGAAGAGGCAAAGAAGCTCGCGAAGACGATCGCCGGGAAGAGCCGCGTGAACGTGAGCCGCGCTATGCGCGCCATCAAGGAAGGGCTTTCGATGGAAATGACCACCGCGTTGAAGTTCGAACGCGAGCTGTTCGGCGAATGCTGCGAAAGCGACGACAAGCGCGAGGGCACCACGTCGTTCCTTGAGAAACGGGAAGCGAAATTTACGGACAAGTAG